In the genome of candidate division KSB1 bacterium, the window TCCTTGACGGAGGTGGATATAATGTTAACTATCCTTCCATACTTTTCTTCCTTCATCCCAACAGCTAGTTCACGTACCAGAACATGATTGCAGATCAAGTGACTTGCAAATGCATCAGTATAGTGTTTTGAATTTGCATCCATTGCCGGACCGGATGGTGGCCCGCCGGTATTGTTAATCAATATATGAACGGGGTCATGCTCTTCCATATATTCCTCTACTTTCAACTTTAATTCATTCGGGAATCCAAAGTCTGCTTTAATAAAGTGGTGTTTCTGATCTTGTGAAGAGTCTAGCTCATTTAACACTGAATTCAACTGTGCTGCATTTCTGCCGAGTAACACGACTGATGCACCCATAGCAGCCAATTCTAACGCAATTGCCTTTCCAATACCTTGGGTACTGCCACAAACAAATGCTGTTTTCTTACGCAAACTGATATCCATAAC includes:
- a CDS encoding SDR family NAD(P)-dependent oxidoreductase, producing MRKKTAFVCGSTQGIGKAIALELAAMGASVVLLGRNAAQLNSVLNELDSSQDQKHHFIKADFGFPNELKLKVEEYMEEHDPVHILINNTGGPPSGPAMDANSKHYTDAFASHLICNHVLVRELAVGMKEEKYGRIVNIISTSVK